A window of Drosophila subobscura isolate 14011-0131.10 chromosome E, UCBerk_Dsub_1.0, whole genome shotgun sequence contains these coding sequences:
- the LOC117891067 gene encoding uncharacterized protein LOC117891067: protein MKVPRHKLFTGNHNCHKSNSISNIISISNSIGRKQPQLPSVIVQYILRWPVISPLTFLMNDIRFKSFYRASKTTSAAGAATGAAASKSCDKSQNNNPRTYNNSSKSNKVFLHYIPRDPRLRILQRTAALNKPLKHSRYTLSELNITEDLCNYGELIGGNNTRTRIRSVETEINSDSEKQSWKY from the coding sequence ATGAAGGTGCCAAGGCATAAACTGTTCACTGGCAACCACAACTGccacaagagcaacagcatcagcaacatcatcagcatcagcaacagcatcggTAGAAAGCAGCCACAGTTGCCATCAGTAATTGTTCAATATATTCTCCGTTGGCCAGTGATAAGCCCCCTAACGTTCTTAATGAATGACATTCGGTTCAAGTCATTTTATCGTGCCAGCAAAACGACATCCGCCGCAGGAGCTGCAACAGGAGCTGCCGCATCAAAATCGTGCGACAAGAGCCAGAACAACAATCCTCGTActtacaacaacagcagcaaatcgaACAAAGTGTTTCTCCACTATATACCCCGCGATCCGCGCCTAAGAATCCTCCAGCGAACCGCCGCCCTCAATAAACCCTTAAAACATAGTCGCTACACCCTCAGCGAACTGAATATAACTGAAGATCTGTGCAATTATGGTGAATTAATTGGCGGCaataatactcgtactcgtattcgcAGTGTGGAAACCGAAATAAATAGTGACAGTGAAAAACAGAGCTGGAAATACTAA